GGCTGGAGCGGCTGTTCCTTAAACTTTATGAGGAGGAGCGCGAATTGCCCGTCACGATTTTTCTGGATGCCAGTGAGTCCATGACTTTCGGCCAGCCTCGCAAATTTGATTTCGCCCGGCAGGTGGCGGCCGCCGTGGGCTACGTGGCTTTGTGCGGATTCGACCGCCTGTCGGTCGCCGCTTTTCCCGATGCGATGGGGGAGGGGGCGGTGCGCGGGGCCTTGCGGGGCGTGCGTGGCCGAAAATCCGCGCTCCAGTTTTTCCAGAACCTCGGCCGGCTCACGGCGCAGGGCACGGCGGCGTTGAATGAATCTCTTCGGCGAGGCGCGCTGGCTGCGCGCCAGGCCGGTGTGGCGGTGGTCCTCAGCGATTTCCTGGATCCGGCCGGCTACGAACCCGGTTTGACGGCGCTGGTGGGACGCGGCTTTCAGGTCAGTGCGGTGCAAATCCTGGCGCCGGAAGAAGTGAATCCGGGAGTTTTCGGCGACTTGCGTCTGGTGGATTCGGAAACGGGGCATCAGCAGGAGGTGACGTTTGGCCGCTACCGGCTCTCGGTTTACCAGCGCACGGTGCAGAGTTTCTGCCAGAAACTGCGCGAGTTCTGCCAGTCGCGCGGCATCAACTCTTTCACCGCCACGTCGGACACACGGTTGGAGCAGCTTCTCCTGAAGCAACTGCGCGAAGCGGAGGTGTGGGGGTGAGGGAGTGCGGAATGCGGAGCGCGGAACGCGAAGTCAAATGGAAAGGTCAGAATACTCGGAAGAAGACAACCAACCAAAGGAGATGTCATGATGAGTAACGAGAATTTGAAGGACCGCACAACGAAGTTTGCCCTGGAAGTCATCAAACTCGTCGAAGCATTGCCGGACGATCGGACCAGCCGCACGCTGGGCAACCAGTTGTTGCGGGCGGGAACATCCGTTGGCGCTAACTACAGGGCTGCTTCCCGGGCGAAATCTCCGGCGGATTTCATCTCAAAAATCGGGACCGTTGAAGAGGAGGCAGACGAAACCGGCTACTGGATGGAGCTCTTGTTGTTGGCAGGCAAAACCAAGGGGGAACGAACGAATGCAATTATGCAGGAAGCTAACGAGTTGACCGCAATCGCGGTAAGCTCAATCAACACCGCGAAGCGAACCAAATACCGCGCCAGAAGCCATGCTGGTGCTTCCGAAACTCCGCACTCCGCGCTCCGCACTCCGCACTCCTAAAACCGGTGAGCTTTCTCTCTCCATACGCGTTTTTCTTCGCGGCCGCCATCCCGGTGGTGATTTTATTCTACCTCCTGAAGCGGCGGCGTGTGGTGCGATTGGTTTCGAGCACGTTGCTCTGGCAGAAGTTTCTCGCCGAAACGCAGGCGAGCGCGCCCTTCCAGAAGCTCCGCCACAACTGGCTGCTCGTGCTGCAAATCCTTATGCTGCTCCTGGCGATCCTGGCTCTGGCCCGGCCTTACTTCTCCGGCCAGACCACGGGCGGAAGACTCCAGGTCGTCATCCTGGATGCCTCGGCCTCGATGCAGAGCACGGACGAAGCTCCGAGCCGGTTTGAAAAGGCGCGCGCCGAAGCGTTGCGATTGGTCGATGCCATGCACGACAACGATCAGATGGTTGTGCTCCTGGCGAGCGCCAATACCGAGGTCAAGCAATCCGCGACCCGGGAGAAAGCTGCGTTGCGCCGCGCCCTCCAGACGTGCATCCCAATGGACACCCCCACGCGGTTGAAGGAGGCGCTGAAACTGGCAGAAACGCTGATTCAGAATAATCCCGCGGCCGAAATTCATCTGTACAGCGACGGCGCCGTGGCGGCGATGGAAGAATTTGAGAACAGCAGCTTGCCCCTGATCTTTCATCGGGTGGGACAACGGGCGAACAACCTTGGCATCACGACACTCGACATTCGCGCGAACCCGGAGAACCCGGCGCAGCGGGCGGCCTTCACCAGCGTCGTCAATTACTCCACCAACGCTCAACAAGCGCAACTGGAGTTCCGGATGGACGGCCAGCTCGTCGAAACTAAGCCTCTGAACCTTGCGCCGCGCGAGACGTCGCCCCAGGTTTTCATCACAGCCCAAGAGCGCGACGCGGTCATTTCCGTGCAACTGACGGCTCACGACGACCTGTCGGTGGACAATCAGGCGTCGATGATCAGCCTGCTGTTCTTGCCCGTGAAAACGCTCTTGGTCACCTCCGGGAACGAAGTGCTCGCAAAGGCGTTGCGGGCCGTTCCGCATGTGAATCTGAGCGTGGCGGCCACGTTGACCGACGCCGCGGCTTCATTCGATCTGGTCGTGCTGGATAACGTGGACCCGGCGGTGTGGCCGAAACCCAATCTGCTCGCCTTTCACACCGCGTCCACGAACTTGTTCGAGGGCTGGTCGCGCGTGGAATCTCCCGCCATTGTGGACTGGAAAGGGAGCCATCCGCTGCTCCGGTTTGTCAATTTCGACAATGTCCACATCGCCGAAACGCTTTCCGTGAAGACACCGACCTGGGCGGCCTCAATCGTCGATTCTCCGCAAACGGCGCTGATCCTGGCGGGCGAACTGGGGCGCCAGCGAATTGTCTGGGTCGGGTTCGATCCCTTGCAGAGCACCTGGCCGCTCCGGATCGCTTTCCCGATCTTCATGGCCAATGCGGTCGATTGGCTCAATCCGGCGGCGATCAATGCGAGTCAGCTTGCGGTGCAGGCGGGCAGCCCCTTGCGGTTGGCGCTGTCGGAGGGCGTCTCCGCCGCGCAAATCAAACTGCCCGACGGCGCCGTGCGTCCGTGCGAAGTCAATACGACGCGCGGCGAGATCGTGTTCGGCGACACGGTCAAACAAGGCGTCTATCAACTCACCGCCGGAACGAACGCGGTGACGTTTTGCGTCAATCTGCTCGACGCCCAGGAAAGCGACACCACGCCGAAATCGGAGCTGAATTTCGGGAAGTATGCCAAAGTCACGAACACCACGGTCCGCCGGGCGAGCCTGGAGTTGTGGCGCTGGATCGCGGCGCTGGCGCTGGCGGTCCTGATGTTCGAATGGTGGTACTACCATCGGAGGACGGCGTGAGGCCTCATTTACGATTTACGTCTTGCGCACTGACGATTGCATTCGGTCTGGCCTTTCTGCTCGTTGCGTGCAGCGGAAGCGACCGCCCCTTCGTGGTCGCCTACGTTGCGCAAGATCAGGTTTATGCGGAGCCGATTCTGCGGGAGTTCACGCGCCAGTCCGGGATTGAAGTGCGCACCGTGTTCGACAGCGAGGCGGTCAAGACGGTGGGCCTTGCGAATCGCCTGCTGGCTGAGCGCGGTCACCCGCAGTGCGACGTGTTCTGGGGTAACGAAGAACTCCGCACGCATCAGCTCGCCGCCCAAAAGGTGTTTCGGGAAAACGATCCGTGGCGCGCCATGGGCTACCGCAGCCGCCGCATCGTCATCAACACGAATCGCCTCAAGGCCGCCGACGCACCCGTGAAGCTTCACGATCTGACCAATTCAACCTGGCGCGGGAAGATCGCCCTCGCGTACCCGCTCTTTGGAACCACCGCGACACATTTTATGGCCCTCCGCCAGCTCTGGGGCGACGCTCGCTGGTTCGAGTGGTGCAAGGCGCTTCAAGCCAATCAGCCGCTCCTGATTGATGGAAACTCGGTCGTCGTGAAAATGGTGGGGCGCGGCGAAGCCTGGGTTGGTCTGACGGATTCTGACGACATCGCCGCGGGCAAGCGCGAAGGATTGCCAATCGAAGCACTGCCGCTGGACGGCGAGTCGCTCCTGATCCCGAACACGGTCGGCGTGATTCGAAACGCGCCGCATCCGGACGCAGCGCAGAAGCTATTCGAGTACCTGCAAAGCGCGGAAGTTCTCGGCCAGCTTGTTCGCGCGCATGCTTTGGAAGGTCAATCGGCTTCTGAATCGGGCGCGGCCACGCTGAAGGTGGATTGGAACGGGCTGGTGCAGGACCTGGACTCCGCCACGGCCAAATTGAAGGAGATATTCCTGCGGTGAACTCCCAATGAACTGGACGTTGCTCCAAAACAGCTTGCTCGTCAGCGCTCTCACGA
The sequence above is drawn from the Verrucomicrobiota bacterium genome and encodes:
- a CDS encoding DUF58 domain-containing protein, which codes for MPDSLLTPDLLRRLEQFQLLAARRAKSSAKGERRSRARGQSVEFADYRNYVAGDDFRYLDWNLYGRLERLFLKLYEEERELPVTIFLDASESMTFGQPRKFDFARQVAAAVGYVALCGFDRLSVAAFPDAMGEGAVRGALRGVRGRKSALQFFQNLGRLTAQGTAALNESLRRGALAARQAGVAVVLSDFLDPAGYEPGLTALVGRGFQVSAVQILAPEEVNPGVFGDLRLVDSETGHQQEVTFGRYRLSVYQRTVQSFCQKLREFCQSRGINSFTATSDTRLEQLLLKQLREAEVWG
- a CDS encoding VWA domain-containing protein, producing MSFLSPYAFFFAAAIPVVILFYLLKRRRVVRLVSSTLLWQKFLAETQASAPFQKLRHNWLLVLQILMLLLAILALARPYFSGQTTGGRLQVVILDASASMQSTDEAPSRFEKARAEALRLVDAMHDNDQMVVLLASANTEVKQSATREKAALRRALQTCIPMDTPTRLKEALKLAETLIQNNPAAEIHLYSDGAVAAMEEFENSSLPLIFHRVGQRANNLGITTLDIRANPENPAQRAAFTSVVNYSTNAQQAQLEFRMDGQLVETKPLNLAPRETSPQVFITAQERDAVISVQLTAHDDLSVDNQASMISLLFLPVKTLLVTSGNEVLAKALRAVPHVNLSVAATLTDAAASFDLVVLDNVDPAVWPKPNLLAFHTASTNLFEGWSRVESPAIVDWKGSHPLLRFVNFDNVHIAETLSVKTPTWAASIVDSPQTALILAGELGRQRIVWVGFDPLQSTWPLRIAFPIFMANAVDWLNPAAINASQLAVQAGSPLRLALSEGVSAAQIKLPDGAVRPCEVNTTRGEIVFGDTVKQGVYQLTAGTNAVTFCVNLLDAQESDTTPKSELNFGKYAKVTNTTVRRASLELWRWIAALALAVLMFEWWYYHRRTA
- a CDS encoding four helix bundle protein, yielding MSNENLKDRTTKFALEVIKLVEALPDDRTSRTLGNQLLRAGTSVGANYRAASRAKSPADFISKIGTVEEEADETGYWMELLLLAGKTKGERTNAIMQEANELTAIAVSSINTAKRTKYRARSHAGASETPHSALRTPHS
- a CDS encoding extracellular solute-binding protein, with the translated sequence MVVLPSEDGVRPHLRFTSCALTIAFGLAFLLVACSGSDRPFVVAYVAQDQVYAEPILREFTRQSGIEVRTVFDSEAVKTVGLANRLLAERGHPQCDVFWGNEELRTHQLAAQKVFRENDPWRAMGYRSRRIVINTNRLKAADAPVKLHDLTNSTWRGKIALAYPLFGTTATHFMALRQLWGDARWFEWCKALQANQPLLIDGNSVVVKMVGRGEAWVGLTDSDDIAAGKREGLPIEALPLDGESLLIPNTVGVIRNAPHPDAAQKLFEYLQSAEVLGQLVRAHALEGQSASESGAATLKVDWNGLVQDLDSATAKLKEIFLR